One window from the genome of Gimesia aquarii encodes:
- the murJ gene encoding murein biosynthesis integral membrane protein MurJ: MDDSKPPSLSEEEQSQVVDDDHSRGLFTGLRTVSLLTLLSRVLGMIRDIGMATLFGNGPIMDSFSVAFKLPNLARRLLGEGALSTAFLPTYIRELEQNGRDASWKLVTAVLFWLMIFCFLVVAFSEGFLVLMSGVAAPNSESQLLFWLAGLLLPYLILICLAAQINATLHALNHFSIPALLPTVLNLFWMVGIWLIAPFFSDAQTKITVICLSILMGGFVQLLLPFLKLLQLGYRPRMQWQSGFEQVQTIAVIMAPIVVGLSITQLNTLIDSLLAWGMAKPEGISAASSDTSFPFWQIFESGTASALYFGQRMYQFPLGVFGVALGTVLYPRLSRHAERKNEDLLRQDLTLGLQLVLGVGLPASLGLYLMAEPLSLLLFQYGDFDVHDAFQTAEMIRYYGVGVFAFMAVLILNRGFYAIGDTRTPVRIGVLIVVVNLLLNLLFIWWLKGKGLALATSLAAMIQSGLSIWLIREKIGSLDFSKIMRTCLRAGLATIIMAIVIIAELQIISPATQFFYRLLRVFIPVSSAVVVYLLLVRLLGIQELLTLLGAGKNSVEHHQKS, from the coding sequence ATGGATGATTCGAAACCACCTTCGCTCTCTGAAGAAGAACAATCTCAGGTGGTTGACGATGACCATTCGCGCGGATTATTCACCGGCCTCCGGACTGTCAGTCTATTGACATTATTGAGCCGAGTCTTGGGAATGATCCGTGATATCGGTATGGCAACTTTGTTCGGCAACGGGCCGATCATGGATTCTTTTTCTGTTGCTTTTAAATTGCCAAATCTCGCCCGACGTCTGTTAGGAGAAGGGGCGCTTTCAACGGCTTTTTTGCCGACCTACATTCGTGAGTTGGAGCAGAATGGTCGCGATGCTTCGTGGAAGCTGGTGACGGCTGTTCTATTCTGGTTGATGATCTTCTGCTTTTTGGTGGTAGCTTTCAGCGAAGGATTTCTGGTTTTGATGAGCGGCGTGGCAGCTCCAAATTCCGAATCTCAGCTTCTGTTCTGGTTGGCTGGTTTACTATTACCGTATTTAATTTTGATTTGTTTGGCAGCTCAGATCAATGCCACACTGCATGCGTTAAACCATTTTTCGATACCGGCCTTACTTCCCACAGTTTTGAATTTGTTCTGGATGGTTGGTATTTGGCTAATCGCACCGTTTTTTTCAGATGCGCAAACCAAAATCACTGTGATCTGTCTTTCAATATTGATGGGAGGTTTCGTTCAATTATTATTGCCATTTTTGAAGTTGTTACAGTTGGGGTATCGCCCTCGCATGCAATGGCAGAGCGGTTTCGAGCAAGTTCAAACCATCGCAGTTATCATGGCTCCGATTGTTGTTGGGCTTTCAATTACCCAACTCAATACTTTAATTGATAGCCTTTTGGCCTGGGGTATGGCTAAGCCGGAAGGAATATCTGCGGCCAGTTCAGATACGTCCTTTCCATTTTGGCAAATTTTTGAATCGGGTACGGCTTCAGCTTTATATTTCGGTCAAAGAATGTACCAGTTTCCGCTAGGAGTTTTCGGTGTTGCTTTGGGGACAGTCCTTTATCCCCGACTTTCTCGTCATGCAGAACGAAAAAACGAAGACTTATTACGTCAGGATTTGACATTGGGACTGCAATTAGTTCTGGGAGTCGGACTACCTGCCAGTCTGGGACTTTATTTAATGGCGGAACCCTTGTCTTTGCTTTTGTTTCAATATGGTGATTTCGATGTGCATGACGCTTTTCAAACGGCTGAAATGATTCGTTATTATGGTGTGGGAGTCTTTGCATTTATGGCGGTTTTGATTTTGAATCGTGGATTCTATGCCATTGGTGATACGCGGACTCCGGTTCGCATTGGTGTTTTGATTGTTGTAGTTAATCTGCTTTTAAATTTGTTATTCATTTGGTGGCTGAAAGGAAAAGGGCTTGCGCTGGCGACTTCTCTCGCGGCTATGATTCAATCAGGGCTCAGCATCTGGCTGATCAGGGAAAAAATAGGTTCCCTCGATTTTTCGAAAATTATGCGAACCTGTCTAAGAGCTGGCCTGGCAACCATTATCATGGCGATTGTGATCATTGCTGAGTTGCAGATCATCTCACCGGCAACTCAGTTCTTTTATCGCTTGTTACGGGTATTCATTCCCGTCAGTTCAGCTGTGGTAGTTTACCTCCTGTTGGTTCGTCTGTTGGGAATACAGGAACTTCTGACCCTTCTGGGGGCTGGCAAAAACTCTGTTGAACATCATCAAAAATCTTGA
- the hemW gene encoding radical SAM family heme chaperone HemW, which produces MLNQELPSSAYIHVPFCQHRCGYCDFTLVAQKDHLIDDYLAAMEQQLSGVGEDVELKTLFLGGGTPTHLSIDQLQRLFDAIFSHFQLATDYEFSIEANPLNLTEEKIDFMKQAGVNRVSLGVQSFDSDILTFLERDHQPQQIFEIVQRLQSRIENTSLDLIFAVPGQNLENWKTTLNHAVQLNVPHISTYGLTIEKGTSFWSRQKAGIFDLPEEELAGEMYEFSLEFLNSAGLKHYEISNFARPGYECVHNEVYWTGYPYFGFGPGAASYLNGKREQNHRSVITWLRRITAGESPISDQEELSPEDRAREAIIFGLRRRIGINVEKFAERYGYDLYDLSQSAIKKHVEAGFLEETNTHVRLTPAGCLLADSVVIDFL; this is translated from the coding sequence GTGTTAAACCAGGAATTACCCAGTTCTGCTTATATTCACGTTCCTTTCTGCCAACATCGTTGCGGATATTGTGACTTTACTCTTGTAGCGCAAAAAGACCACCTCATCGATGACTATCTCGCAGCGATGGAACAGCAACTATCGGGCGTTGGAGAGGATGTTGAATTAAAAACCTTGTTTTTGGGAGGGGGTACGCCAACTCATCTGAGCATCGATCAATTGCAAAGACTGTTTGATGCGATTTTCTCCCACTTCCAATTGGCAACAGATTATGAATTCAGTATTGAAGCCAATCCACTGAATTTAACTGAGGAAAAAATCGACTTCATGAAGCAAGCGGGCGTAAACCGCGTCAGCCTGGGTGTTCAATCCTTTGATTCAGACATTCTTACTTTTCTGGAACGCGACCATCAACCACAACAAATATTTGAAATTGTACAAAGGCTGCAATCCCGTATTGAAAATACCAGCCTTGATCTCATCTTTGCCGTCCCCGGTCAGAACCTGGAGAATTGGAAGACCACACTCAATCATGCGGTTCAGCTCAATGTCCCGCATATCTCAACCTACGGATTGACGATTGAAAAAGGAACGTCATTCTGGAGCCGCCAAAAAGCAGGAATTTTTGATTTACCAGAAGAGGAATTAGCGGGAGAAATGTATGAATTTTCGTTAGAGTTTCTAAATTCAGCAGGCTTGAAACATTATGAGATCTCTAACTTTGCCCGTCCCGGATATGAGTGTGTGCATAATGAAGTCTACTGGACTGGCTATCCCTATTTCGGATTTGGCCCTGGTGCAGCCAGTTATTTGAATGGAAAACGCGAACAGAATCACCGTAGTGTGATTACCTGGTTGAGACGTATCACGGCAGGAGAATCTCCCATCTCAGATCAGGAAGAACTATCTCCTGAAGACCGGGCACGGGAAGCGATCATTTTCGGGTTAAGACGACGTATAGGAATTAATGTAGAAAAATTTGCCGAACGCTACGGATATGATCTCTACGATTTATCGCAATCAGCAATCAAAAAACATGTTGAAGCAGGTTTTCTGGAGGAAACCAATACACATGTTCGACTAACACCAGCAGGCTGCTTACTTGCTGATTCTGTAGTGATTGACTTTCTATAA
- a CDS encoding phosphohexomutase domain-containing protein — MSQQSLFMEEGVRGVYLNEINRTQAAHIAGAFSNILWESLPLKGLAPQKSADHLVKTKSQPDHNSYSEKSRGPNVVIGFDERSSSPDIVTGVASALRRNGCRVIDLGLTVPAVMSYAMTHLQAQGAIMVTGSQFGPSYTGLEFLQEHSLPVSANHGLEQIEERARTGFGRASRQPGSQRTFHPLESYRAQFGKHFHALRPLKISIACSLRLVRETLNTLFEKLPCQLSWIEIPNQKRDLLNPLDIDVLKMNQSLQTGDFDLGIIIDDDSRRCAFFDETGALLPQHLISWFLMKALAAEHTNQIFLLDKESQELLPEIPPGWDVSQHDGTLADSYMQMQNKQAVYAGSHTGYHWFRETVPTCDAILTLAHVLAALSFSDAPFSEALSQ; from the coding sequence GTGAGTCAGCAAAGTCTATTTATGGAAGAAGGTGTGCGAGGCGTTTACCTGAATGAAATCAACCGTACTCAGGCAGCACATATCGCAGGCGCATTTTCAAACATACTTTGGGAGTCGCTACCATTGAAGGGTTTAGCTCCACAAAAGTCTGCTGACCACCTGGTCAAAACAAAAAGTCAGCCTGATCACAATTCCTATTCTGAAAAAAGTCGAGGTCCCAATGTTGTCATAGGCTTTGATGAACGCTCTTCATCTCCCGATATCGTTACCGGTGTGGCGAGCGCTCTTCGTAGAAATGGCTGCCGGGTAATCGACCTGGGACTCACTGTGCCCGCCGTAATGTCGTACGCAATGACTCATTTGCAAGCACAGGGAGCCATTATGGTAACAGGCTCTCAATTCGGTCCCTCTTATACAGGACTTGAGTTTCTTCAGGAACATTCACTTCCCGTTTCTGCCAACCATGGGCTCGAACAGATTGAAGAGAGAGCCAGGACCGGATTTGGAAGAGCATCCCGACAGCCTGGCTCACAAAGGACATTTCATCCGCTTGAATCCTACCGTGCACAGTTCGGCAAGCATTTTCACGCACTACGTCCTCTGAAAATTTCGATTGCCTGCTCGTTGAGACTGGTACGAGAAACGCTCAATACGCTCTTTGAAAAACTCCCCTGCCAACTCTCCTGGATAGAGATTCCAAACCAGAAACGGGATTTGCTCAATCCCCTGGATATTGATGTTCTTAAAATGAATCAAAGTCTACAGACTGGGGATTTTGACTTGGGAATCATCATCGATGATGATAGTCGCCGTTGTGCCTTCTTTGATGAAACCGGTGCTCTTCTGCCTCAGCATTTGATTTCATGGTTCTTAATGAAAGCACTGGCCGCTGAGCATACGAATCAGATATTCCTCCTGGATAAAGAGTCTCAAGAGTTGTTGCCAGAAATCCCCCCTGGATGGGACGTTTCCCAGCACGATGGAACGCTCGCGGACAGCTATATGCAAATGCAGAACAAACAGGCCGTTTACGCCGGCAGCCATACCGGGTACCATTGGTTCCGGGAAACGGTTCCCACCTGCGATGCGATTTTGACTCTGGCTCATGTTCTGGCTGCATTGAGTTTCAGTGATGCCCCCTTTAGTGAAGCCCTCTCGCAATAA
- the holA gene encoding DNA polymerase III subunit delta — translation MSLHVTEFLLNPTQHEFGPVIILFGDDRYMKQEAIKAIEPIVLGDEEDTSLTRFEGKRLQNELPPSALFDELKTVSMWGDKRLVIIDEAEKYVSAFRSKLEKYLESPSKSSILVLDVKSWSKSTRLAKLVAKIGLDLECKELKGGPLAKWISDTAGKIHQKQISRDAALLLIEMVGTHCGQIHQELEKLATFVGDQPRIGPDDIRAVVGGWKAETTWAMTGALRDGNISDALRYLDHLLIAGEAPQKILGGLTFVWRKYFKAAQLAVQGTPLKQALKEAGVFPRDIDSSDRYLRRLSRQRAEKISQWLLNTDLNLKGNSRLAPRLELEQLLFLLSGKL, via the coding sequence ATGAGCCTTCACGTTACCGAATTTCTGTTAAATCCCACTCAGCACGAGTTTGGGCCAGTTATCATCCTGTTTGGTGATGATCGGTATATGAAACAGGAGGCGATTAAAGCCATTGAACCAATCGTGCTGGGGGATGAAGAAGACACGAGCCTCACGCGTTTTGAAGGGAAACGACTCCAAAATGAGTTGCCGCCTTCTGCTTTGTTTGATGAATTGAAAACCGTTTCCATGTGGGGAGACAAGCGGCTGGTGATTATTGACGAAGCCGAAAAATATGTATCTGCATTCCGTAGCAAGCTGGAAAAATATCTTGAATCACCCTCTAAAAGCTCAATCCTGGTTCTGGATGTGAAATCCTGGAGTAAGTCAACACGGCTGGCAAAACTTGTTGCCAAAATTGGTTTAGATCTCGAATGCAAAGAGCTAAAAGGGGGGCCATTAGCAAAATGGATTTCCGATACTGCGGGCAAGATACACCAAAAACAGATTTCACGTGATGCTGCTTTGTTGTTGATTGAAATGGTGGGAACTCATTGTGGACAAATTCATCAAGAATTAGAAAAATTAGCTACTTTTGTAGGAGACCAGCCGCGGATTGGCCCTGATGATATTCGAGCGGTCGTTGGAGGATGGAAAGCTGAAACAACCTGGGCCATGACGGGAGCGCTGCGTGATGGAAATATCAGCGATGCACTCCGGTATCTAGATCATTTATTGATCGCAGGCGAAGCACCACAGAAAATACTGGGAGGACTGACGTTCGTCTGGAGAAAGTACTTTAAAGCGGCTCAGCTGGCGGTACAGGGAACCCCTTTAAAACAGGCATTAAAAGAGGCAGGCGTCTTTCCGCGAGACATTGATTCTTCTGACAGATACCTGCGGCGATTGAGTCGACAGCGAGCGGAAAAAATCAGCCAATGGTTACTTAATACCGATCTCAATCTCAAAGGAAATAGCCGCCTAGCACCGAGACTCGAATTGGAGCAACTGCTCTTTTTGTTAAGTGGTAAGCTCTGA
- the hemP gene encoding hemin uptake protein HemP, with translation MLGAHWSARKDSFSVFLRLMSEQNNLNHDAPAPNEDFHSDADVISSETILKGNQEVLIQHGEIVYRLRITQNGKLILCK, from the coding sequence ATGCTTGGGGCGCATTGGAGTGCAAGAAAAGACTCTTTTTCGGTATTTTTAAGACTAATGAGTGAACAAAACAATCTTAACCACGACGCCCCCGCTCCTAATGAAGATTTTCATTCAGATGCAGACGTAATCAGTTCAGAAACGATTCTCAAAGGTAATCAGGAAGTATTAATCCAACATGGAGAAATCGTTTACCGCTTAAGAATTACACAGAATGGGAAACTGATCCTTTGCAAATAA
- the xylA gene encoding xylose isomerase, with translation MEYFADIPPIQYEGPHSKNSLAFKHYNPEEIIEGQSMRDLFRFSICYWHTFRGTGSDPFGAGTLQRPWDDGSDSIENALKRVDVAFEFFEKLQAPYYCFHDKDVSPDGETLKEANENFDRIADKLLEAQERTGIKLLWGTANMFSHPRFMHGAATSPNADVFAYAAAQVKKAMEVTHRLGGENYVFWGGREGYMNLFNTDMKRELDHLARFMHLAVEHAQKIGFKGQFLFEPKPKEPTKHQYDFDAAACLNFLRANDLLDHVKLNIETNHATLAGHTMMHELVYSSIQGALGSIDANTGDLLLGWDTDQFPTDIYLTTQCMLAILDQGGLAPGGVNFDAKVRRESFEPIDLFYAHIGGMDAFARGAKIAAQIRKDGILSDFVAKRYASYDEGIGQQIESGSVSFTDLEAYMLEKGDSAPNLSGRQEWIENVINEYL, from the coding sequence ATGGAATACTTTGCAGATATCCCCCCCATTCAGTATGAAGGCCCACATAGCAAAAATTCACTTGCATTCAAGCACTACAATCCAGAAGAGATCATCGAAGGCCAATCAATGCGAGATCTTTTTCGGTTTAGCATCTGTTACTGGCATACATTTCGAGGTACCGGGAGTGACCCATTTGGAGCGGGGACGCTGCAGCGTCCCTGGGACGATGGTTCAGATTCTATTGAAAATGCGTTGAAGCGTGTCGATGTCGCATTCGAATTCTTTGAAAAACTGCAAGCCCCTTATTACTGTTTTCATGACAAAGATGTTTCTCCGGATGGTGAAACTTTAAAAGAGGCAAACGAGAACTTTGATCGGATCGCAGATAAGCTCTTGGAAGCCCAGGAACGTACTGGTATCAAGCTCTTATGGGGAACCGCGAATATGTTTTCTCATCCCCGTTTTATGCATGGTGCTGCTACCAGTCCGAATGCGGATGTTTTCGCTTACGCAGCAGCTCAAGTGAAAAAAGCGATGGAAGTCACTCATCGCCTGGGGGGTGAAAACTATGTGTTTTGGGGTGGCCGTGAAGGCTATATGAATCTGTTTAATACCGATATGAAACGTGAACTGGACCATTTAGCGCGGTTCATGCATTTAGCTGTCGAACATGCTCAGAAGATCGGGTTCAAGGGACAATTCCTCTTTGAACCCAAACCAAAAGAACCCACAAAGCATCAATATGATTTTGATGCTGCCGCCTGTTTGAATTTCTTGCGAGCCAATGATCTGTTAGATCATGTGAAATTGAATATCGAAACGAACCATGCAACACTGGCAGGTCATACTATGATGCACGAGTTGGTTTACTCTTCAATTCAGGGTGCTCTTGGAAGTATTGATGCCAATACGGGTGACCTGTTACTTGGTTGGGACACCGATCAATTTCCGACCGACATATATCTGACAACACAGTGTATGCTCGCGATTCTTGATCAGGGGGGACTGGCTCCCGGTGGTGTCAATTTTGATGCGAAAGTAAGACGAGAAAGCTTCGAGCCGATCGATTTATTTTATGCTCACATCGGTGGTATGGATGCTTTTGCCCGTGGTGCGAAAATTGCGGCACAGATTCGGAAAGATGGTATCCTTTCTGATTTTGTTGCCAAACGTTACGCGAGCTATGATGAAGGCATCGGGCAACAAATTGAATCGGGCAGTGTCTCTTTTACTGATCTGGAAGCTTACATGCTGGAGAAAGGAGACTCTGCTCCCAATCTAAGTGGTCGTCAGGAATGGATCGAGAACGTGATCAACGAATACCTTTAA
- a CDS encoding PQQ-dependent sugar dehydrogenase, with protein sequence MIDFCKEICFRSWFALSVVYLGLVTHPGQLLAEESNDASYGITKRVPWNSSRIKGTPEPSLPYETERAFPNLKFNQPLAVATAPGEKRFFVAERKGKIFSFDYEDQANSQIDLFFDLKEYEPKLNEIYGITFHPQFEKNRYVYICYVLKPGLPEGTRVSRFKVPDTKPLRCDPNSETILIEWLSGGHNGGCLRFGPDGFLYISTGDGGPASPPDIHNAGQDVSNLLSCILRIDVDRTSGEQPYSIPSDNPFVKQRAVRPEIWAFGFRNPWKMCFHPENGDLWVGDVGWELWELLYRVEKAGNYGWSIREGRQPVKPSQKVGPTPILPPTIVHSHREARSITGGYFYQSPRLKDLKNTYVYGDYTTGKLWGLRYENKRVNWHQELANSPLKVTAFAIDHTGEVYIVDIQGGAFHRLVPIKKSDHNPDFPTQLSQTGLFQSTADHQLAPGVIPYSINAPAWADYTTAERFVALPAETSVELIQKRWWNFPKDSVLMKTISLELERGNPESSHRLETQILHFNGDRWVGYSYRWNAEQTDAYLIVTEGETLKLDISTEADPKQKSNYEWHIPSRAECSVCHTPYQNYLSVLSFSEAQLNRDQKYGDVVDNQLRTLSHIKILPEAVWTDSKGAKARYLVDPHKTSAALNLRARSYLHTNCQHCHRNNGGGGSTILLDASLDLSKMKAVGVTPTQGTFGIQGVEIISPKDPFRSVLLYRMSKLGKGRMPYSGSSHVDQRGTQLIREWIESLPSSSDRSNGYVITLRNRQRNLLSDAVQIEDQDFVSEKLQEILGTTSGALLLLDALDRMAMPDSMKKQIILLATQGNNPLIRDLFERFLPEDQRTKRLGVKIDSAALLSIQGDSREGKKLFFGMSGLQCRNCHRVHQHGKEVGPDLTQIGKKLSRQELLENIIQPSKKIDEKYFTYVVGTRSGKVHSGLLMKKDASGLTLKDPKNKQLQIAQQEIESVVKQKKSIMPDQLLRDLTAEQAAHLLAYLESLK encoded by the coding sequence ATGATCGACTTTTGTAAAGAGATTTGTTTCCGATCATGGTTTGCTCTTTCTGTGGTCTATTTGGGCTTGGTGACTCATCCTGGTCAACTACTGGCTGAAGAATCAAATGATGCTTCTTATGGCATCACAAAGCGCGTTCCCTGGAATAGTTCGCGTATCAAGGGGACTCCCGAACCTTCCCTTCCCTATGAAACGGAGCGTGCTTTTCCCAATCTGAAATTTAATCAACCCCTTGCCGTTGCCACCGCTCCTGGTGAGAAACGTTTCTTTGTGGCGGAGAGAAAGGGAAAAATATTTTCGTTTGATTATGAAGATCAAGCTAACTCGCAGATCGATTTATTCTTTGATCTGAAAGAATACGAGCCAAAACTCAATGAAATTTATGGCATTACTTTTCATCCTCAGTTTGAGAAGAATCGTTATGTTTATATTTGTTATGTATTAAAGCCCGGTTTACCGGAAGGAACACGTGTTTCCCGGTTCAAGGTTCCGGATACGAAACCACTGCGTTGTGATCCGAATTCCGAAACGATTTTGATCGAGTGGTTGTCCGGCGGACACAATGGTGGTTGTCTGCGATTCGGTCCGGATGGGTTTCTTTACATTTCTACCGGTGATGGCGGTCCCGCTTCCCCTCCTGATATTCATAATGCCGGGCAGGATGTCAGCAACCTTTTGTCTTGTATCTTACGCATTGATGTCGACCGAACGTCAGGAGAGCAGCCTTATTCAATTCCCTCTGATAATCCTTTTGTCAAGCAACGTGCCGTCCGTCCCGAAATTTGGGCCTTTGGTTTTCGTAATCCCTGGAAGATGTGTTTCCATCCCGAAAATGGCGATTTGTGGGTTGGAGATGTTGGCTGGGAATTGTGGGAACTTTTATATCGGGTCGAAAAGGCAGGGAATTATGGTTGGAGTATTCGCGAAGGACGTCAACCGGTTAAACCGAGTCAGAAAGTAGGTCCCACTCCGATATTGCCTCCTACAATCGTGCATTCACATCGTGAAGCGCGTTCGATTACTGGGGGATATTTTTACCAAAGTCCTCGATTAAAAGACTTAAAGAACACCTATGTCTACGGAGACTATACGACGGGAAAACTTTGGGGACTTCGTTATGAGAACAAGCGAGTTAACTGGCATCAAGAACTGGCCAACTCCCCATTGAAAGTAACGGCATTTGCCATCGATCACACCGGCGAAGTTTATATTGTTGACATTCAAGGCGGTGCTTTTCATCGTCTTGTTCCGATTAAGAAGTCAGACCACAATCCGGATTTCCCGACCCAATTAAGTCAGACAGGATTATTTCAATCCACTGCCGATCATCAACTTGCACCAGGAGTGATTCCCTATTCGATTAATGCGCCGGCCTGGGCAGATTATACGACCGCGGAACGCTTTGTTGCATTACCCGCTGAGACCAGTGTTGAGTTAATCCAAAAGCGATGGTGGAATTTTCCTAAAGACAGTGTTTTGATGAAGACGATTTCATTAGAACTTGAGCGTGGAAATCCTGAATCGTCGCATCGGCTGGAAACGCAAATACTTCACTTTAACGGAGACCGTTGGGTGGGGTATTCATATCGATGGAATGCAGAACAGACCGATGCCTATCTGATTGTCACAGAGGGAGAGACTCTCAAGCTGGATATCAGTACTGAGGCTGATCCAAAACAGAAAAGCAATTACGAATGGCATATTCCCAGTCGTGCTGAATGTTCCGTTTGCCATACGCCTTATCAAAATTACCTTTCCGTTTTGTCATTTTCAGAAGCACAGCTGAATCGCGATCAAAAGTACGGCGATGTTGTCGACAATCAGTTACGAACATTGTCGCATATCAAAATATTGCCAGAGGCTGTCTGGACCGACTCGAAAGGAGCCAAGGCTCGTTATCTGGTTGATCCTCACAAAACATCTGCTGCTTTGAATTTACGTGCTCGATCTTATCTGCATACGAATTGCCAGCATTGTCATCGAAATAATGGTGGGGGAGGTTCAACGATTCTTCTGGACGCTTCTCTTGATCTTTCGAAAATGAAAGCGGTCGGTGTGACTCCGACACAGGGAACATTCGGGATTCAGGGTGTAGAGATCATTTCACCCAAAGATCCTTTCCGCTCTGTGTTGTTGTATCGAATGAGTAAGTTGGGGAAAGGGCGGATGCCGTATTCTGGTTCTTCACACGTCGATCAGAGGGGGACGCAGTTAATTCGTGAATGGATTGAGAGTTTACCTTCAAGCAGCGACCGTAGTAATGGATATGTCATAACATTACGAAATCGCCAGAGAAATTTGTTGAGTGATGCGGTTCAGATCGAAGATCAGGATTTTGTCAGTGAGAAACTTCAAGAAATTCTGGGAACGACAAGTGGTGCGCTCCTGTTATTAGATGCCCTGGATCGCATGGCGATGCCTGATAGTATGAAAAAACAAATTATTCTATTGGCGACTCAAGGAAATAATCCTCTAATACGTGACTTATTCGAACGGTTCCTCCCGGAAGATCAAAGAACCAAACGATTGGGAGTAAAGATTGATTCAGCGGCGTTGTTATCAATCCAGGGGGATTCACGTGAAGGGAAAAAACTATTTTTTGGCATGTCGGGACTTCAGTGTCGGAATTGCCACCGCGTTCATCAGCATGGAAAAGAAGTCGGCCCTGATCTGACTCAGATTGGGAAAAAACTTTCACGTCAGGAATTGTTGGAAAACATTATACAACCTTCAAAAAAGATTGATGAGAAGTATTTCACTTATGTTGTGGGCACGCGATCGGGAAAGGTACACAGCGGTTTGCTGATGAAAAAAGATGCCTCTGGTTTGACTTTGAAAGATCCGAAAAATAAACAATTACAGATCGCACAACAGGAAATCGAAAGCGTTGTGAAGCAGAAAAAATCAATCATGCCGGATCAGTTATTGCGAGATTTAACTGCAGAGCAGGCTGCTCATCTTCTGGCTTATCTTGAGTCTCTGAAATGA
- a CDS encoding DUF1559 domain-containing protein encodes MGQRTQKYRAIRANKHGFTLIELLVVIAIIAILIALLLPAVQQAREAARRSQCKNNLKQIGLALHNYLSAFTAFPPAFCVGPDGAGGYTDGGQWSIHARILPYADGANLYNNIDFTVGYEAPVNANIAITRTPFFLCPSEINDKSRTDSTTGAPIHYPISYGYNGGTWRVFTNSSLSGGDGAFYPNSKTKPRDFTDGMTNTIGFAEVKAFTAYNRDGNAGSSTIPDTASGVEALMSGDNKGNSGHTEWVDGRVHQTGFTSTLPPNTKVAVTGATGALDAGDFTACREAKSCTSPTYAAVTARSYHIGIVHAMLMDGSVRSLSENIDLNTYRALSTRSGGEVIGEF; translated from the coding sequence ATGGGACAACGTACCCAAAAATATCGGGCTATTCGTGCAAACAAACATGGCTTCACATTGATTGAGCTCCTGGTGGTCATCGCCATAATTGCGATTCTGATTGCACTTCTCTTACCCGCTGTTCAACAGGCACGTGAAGCCGCTCGTCGTAGCCAGTGTAAAAACAATTTGAAGCAAATCGGTTTGGCTTTGCATAACTATCTGAGTGCTTTCACAGCATTCCCCCCTGCCTTCTGTGTTGGCCCAGATGGCGCTGGTGGATACACGGATGGCGGGCAATGGTCAATTCATGCTCGCATTCTTCCGTATGCTGACGGAGCAAACCTTTACAACAACATTGATTTCACAGTCGGCTATGAAGCGCCCGTTAACGCCAATATTGCAATTACACGCACCCCTTTCTTCCTCTGTCCCAGCGAGATCAATGATAAATCTCGCACTGACTCGACGACTGGTGCCCCGATACACTATCCGATCAGTTATGGATACAACGGAGGGACCTGGCGTGTCTTTACGAATTCCAGTCTCAGTGGTGGTGATGGAGCGTTCTATCCCAATAGTAAAACCAAACCACGTGACTTCACAGATGGGATGACGAATACGATTGGCTTTGCTGAAGTGAAAGCATTTACTGCATACAATCGAGATGGTAACGCAGGTTCATCTACAATTCCAGATACTGCCAGTGGTGTTGAAGCATTAATGAGCGGTGACAATAAAGGTAACAGTGGTCATACTGAGTGGGTCGATGGCCGGGTACATCAAACTGGATTTACCAGTACACTTCCTCCAAATACCAAAGTGGCCGTTACGGGAGCCACCGGTGCTCTTGATGCGGGCGACTTTACCGCTTGCCGGGAAGCAAAGAGTTGCACCAGCCCCACCTATGCCGCTGTAACGGCTCGTAGCTACCACATTGGAATTGTGCATGCCATGCTAATGGATGGTTCAGTTCGATCACTCAGCGAAAATATCGATCTGAATACATACCGCGCACTGAGTACCCGCAGTGGTGGGGAAGTCATCGGTGAATTTTAA